One region of Ptiloglossa arizonensis isolate GNS036 chromosome 8, iyPtiAriz1_principal, whole genome shotgun sequence genomic DNA includes:
- the LOC143150633 gene encoding 2-acylglycerol O-acyltransferase 2-A: protein MEILGVKFAPLNVPLRRRLETFSAAVWIVFLGFGDLIGYAVTAYLLFWTETLRYFVLLYFVWMYYDWNTCNRGGRNEWWTRWLRNCAWLHYFCNYFPVKLVKTTDLDPSKSYLLGSFPHGILSTGIFGAFGSDVLGCKTLFPGLDVRIVILDQHFRIPLFREYAYLTGTVSSSAESLNYLLSTKPERPFIGRATVLIVGGASESLECKPGTYRILVKRRKGFVKIALKHGTPLVPVFSFGETDIYDQVYGPEGSFLRRAQHYIRKKVGIAPILLLGRGFFQYSFGIIAHRKPITVVVGSPLELPKIPDPTAEQINEYHEKFIKHLVELFENHKHKYVENADSVTLELIS, encoded by the exons ATGGAAATCTTGGGCGTGAAATTTGCACCGTTGAACGTACCACTGAGAAGAAGGCTCGAAACATTTTCGGCAGCGGTATGGATCGTTTTTTTAGGATTCGGAGATCTTATCGGTTATGCCGTAACAGCTTATCTCCTCTTTTGGACGGAAACTCTACGCTATTTTGTCCTGCTCTATTTCGTTTGGATGTACTACGACTGGAACACGTGTAACCGAGGCGGTAGAAA cGAATGGTGGACGAGATGGCTGAGAAACTGTGCGTGGTTGCATTATTTTTGCAACTATTTCCCCGTGAAATTGGTGAAAACCACTGATCTAGATCCGTCCAAGTCTTATTTATTGGGCAGTTTCCCTCATGGAATTCTATCGACTGGCATCTTCGGCGCATTCGGATCGGATGTTCTCGGCTGCAAAACACTGTTTCCAGGATTGGATGTTCGAATCGTTATTCTCGACCAACACTTCAGAATCCCACTGTTTCGCGAATACGCTTATCTAACCG GTACCGTCAGCAGCAGCGCGGAAAGTTTGAACTATCTCCTATCAACGAAACCTGAACGGCCGTTCATTGGAAGAGCAACTGTCCTCATCGTCGGTGGAGCGTCAGAATCATTGGAATGTAAGCCAGGCACTTATCGTATCCTGGTAAAAAGGAGAAAAGGCTTCGTAAAGATTGCGCTGAAACATGG GACACCTCTGGTACCTGTGTTTTCATTCGGTGAAACGGATATATACGACCAAGTGTACGGGCCGGAAGGTTCGTTCCTGAGAAGAGCGCAACACTACATTCGTAAAAAAGTGGGAATAGCACCGATACTTTTGCTGGGACGAGGATTCTTCCAGTATTCTTTCGGTATCATCGCGCACCGGAAACCTATCACCGTCGTTG TTGGCAGTCCCTTGGAGTTGCCGAAAATTCCGGATCCAACGGCGGAACAAATCAATGAATATCATGAAAAATTTATCAAGCATTTGGTCGAGCTTTTCGAGAATCACAAACACAAATACGTGGAAAATGCTGATTCGGTGACCCTCGAGTTGATATCGTGA
- the Cn gene encoding kynurenine 3-monooxygenase cn isoform X1 translates to MTVADRKSRVAIVGGGLVGALAACFFAKKGHSVFLYEYRADIRVEDSRGQSINLALSIRGREALRAIELEEAVVDRHSIPMHGRMVHNKDSTLREIIYDSVQGNCIYSVNRRYLNVVLLNAAEKYPGVTLGFNKKLVDADLDNGKLKILDTKTDTIEEVDVDLIIGADGAYSTVRRLMTKRPLFNCNQTYIEHGYVELFVPAGDDNKFAMSSDHLHIWPRGEFMMIALPNDDFTFTGNIFAPFAILEKLKTPQALLDFYDEQFPDLLRLIGREKLVKDYFEREPKTLISIKCEPYHVGRTALLVGDAAHAMVPFYAQGMNAGFEDLLLLDDLMERFNSDFSKVLPKFTELRCDDAHAICDLAMYNYVEFQMRDLVVRKSYLLRKHLDTFLHQRIPNTWIPLYSTVHFSRMKFRDCIANKEWQDKVLRRTVWCAAVIIFAALLVPIIEKYTKEDVLY, encoded by the exons ATGACGGTCGCCGATCGAAAGTCGCGAGTTGCCATTGTGGGGGGTGGCTTG GTTGGAGCTCTGGCAGCTTGTTTCTTTGCGAAGAAGGGCCACTCGGTGTTTTTGTACGAATACCGCGCAG ATATCAGGGTGGAGGATTCCAGAGGACAGAGCATCAATCTGGCTCTGTCGATCAGAGGACGCGAAGCTTTGAGGGCAATCGAGCTCGAGGAGGCTGTGGTCGATCGCCATAGCATTCCTATGCACGGTAGAATGGTCCATAACAAGGACAGCACCCTGAGAGAAATTATTTACGATAGCGTGCAGGGGAAC TGCATCTATTCGGTCAACAGACGATATCTGAACGTGGTTCTGTTAAACG CCGCAGAGAAGTACCCAGGAGTGACCCTTGGCTTCAACAAGAAACTGGTAGACGCGGATCTGGATAATGGAAAACTGAAGATCTTAGA TACAAAAACCGACACTATAGAGGAAGTGGACGTGGACTTGATCATCGGTGCGGACGGTGCGTACTCAACGGTCAGAAGACTAATGACGAAAAGACCTCTTTTCAATTGCAACCAGACGTACATCGAACACGGCTACGTCGAATTGTTCGTTCCCGCTGGAGATGACAACAAG TTCGCCATGAGCAGCGATCATCTTCACATTTGGCCACGAGGCGAGTTCATGATGATAGCTTTACCGAACGACGACTTCACTTTTACCGGTAATATATTCGCCCCGTTTGCGATCCTCGAGAAACTAAAGACACCACAGGCGCTTCTGGACTTCTACGACGAACAGTTCCCCGATCTTCTGCGTCTGATAGGCAGAGAGAAACTGGTGAAGGATTACTTCGAGAGGGAGCCGAAGACATTGATCTCCATCAAG TGCGAACCTTATCACGTTGGGAGAACTGCTCTACTAGTCGGTGATGCTGCCCACGCTATGGTGCCTTTCTATGCTCAAGGAATGAACGCT GGATTCGAGGATCTCTTACTGTTAGACGACTTAATGGAACGTTTCAATTCGGACTTTAGTAAGGTTCTCCCGAAGTTCACCGAACTACGATGCGACGATGCCCACGCGATATGCGACCTTGCTATGTACAATTACGTAGAG TTTCAGATGAGGGATTTGGTGGTCAGAAAGTCGTATCTTCTTCGGAAACATCTGGACACGTTTCTTCACCAACGAATACCGAACACATGGATACCTCTCTACAGTACCGTACACttttcgcgaatgaaatttcgcgactgcatcgcgaacaaggaatggcAAGACAAG GTACTACGTAGGACCGTTTGGTGTGCAGCAGTTATAATTTTCGCAGCGTTACTCGTACCCATTATCGAGAAGTATACGAAAGAAGATGTTTTATATTAA
- the Cn gene encoding kynurenine 3-monooxygenase cn isoform X2 → MTVADRKSRVAIVGGGLVGALAACFFAKKGHSVFLYEYRADIRVEDSRGQSINLALSIRGREALRAIELEEAVVDRHSIPMHGRMVHNKDSTLREIIYDSVQGNCIYSVNRRYLNVVLLNAAEKYPGVTLGFNKKLVDADLDNGKLKILDTKTDTIEEVDVDLIIGADGAYSTVRRLMTKRPLFNCNQTYIEHGYVELFVPAGDDNKFAMSSDHLHIWPRGEFMMIALPNDDFTFTGNIFAPFAILEKLKTPQALLDFYDEQFPDLLRLIGREKLVKDYFEREPKTLISIKCEPYHVGRTALLVGDAAHAMVPFYAQGMNAGFEDLLLLDDLMERFNSDFSKVLPKFTELRCDDAHAICDLAMYNYVEMRDLVVRKSYLLRKHLDTFLHQRIPNTWIPLYSTVHFSRMKFRDCIANKEWQDKVLRRTVWCAAVIIFAALLVPIIEKYTKEDVLY, encoded by the exons ATGACGGTCGCCGATCGAAAGTCGCGAGTTGCCATTGTGGGGGGTGGCTTG GTTGGAGCTCTGGCAGCTTGTTTCTTTGCGAAGAAGGGCCACTCGGTGTTTTTGTACGAATACCGCGCAG ATATCAGGGTGGAGGATTCCAGAGGACAGAGCATCAATCTGGCTCTGTCGATCAGAGGACGCGAAGCTTTGAGGGCAATCGAGCTCGAGGAGGCTGTGGTCGATCGCCATAGCATTCCTATGCACGGTAGAATGGTCCATAACAAGGACAGCACCCTGAGAGAAATTATTTACGATAGCGTGCAGGGGAAC TGCATCTATTCGGTCAACAGACGATATCTGAACGTGGTTCTGTTAAACG CCGCAGAGAAGTACCCAGGAGTGACCCTTGGCTTCAACAAGAAACTGGTAGACGCGGATCTGGATAATGGAAAACTGAAGATCTTAGA TACAAAAACCGACACTATAGAGGAAGTGGACGTGGACTTGATCATCGGTGCGGACGGTGCGTACTCAACGGTCAGAAGACTAATGACGAAAAGACCTCTTTTCAATTGCAACCAGACGTACATCGAACACGGCTACGTCGAATTGTTCGTTCCCGCTGGAGATGACAACAAG TTCGCCATGAGCAGCGATCATCTTCACATTTGGCCACGAGGCGAGTTCATGATGATAGCTTTACCGAACGACGACTTCACTTTTACCGGTAATATATTCGCCCCGTTTGCGATCCTCGAGAAACTAAAGACACCACAGGCGCTTCTGGACTTCTACGACGAACAGTTCCCCGATCTTCTGCGTCTGATAGGCAGAGAGAAACTGGTGAAGGATTACTTCGAGAGGGAGCCGAAGACATTGATCTCCATCAAG TGCGAACCTTATCACGTTGGGAGAACTGCTCTACTAGTCGGTGATGCTGCCCACGCTATGGTGCCTTTCTATGCTCAAGGAATGAACGCT GGATTCGAGGATCTCTTACTGTTAGACGACTTAATGGAACGTTTCAATTCGGACTTTAGTAAGGTTCTCCCGAAGTTCACCGAACTACGATGCGACGATGCCCACGCGATATGCGACCTTGCTATGTACAATTACGTAGAG ATGAGGGATTTGGTGGTCAGAAAGTCGTATCTTCTTCGGAAACATCTGGACACGTTTCTTCACCAACGAATACCGAACACATGGATACCTCTCTACAGTACCGTACACttttcgcgaatgaaatttcgcgactgcatcgcgaacaaggaatggcAAGACAAG GTACTACGTAGGACCGTTTGGTGTGCAGCAGTTATAATTTTCGCAGCGTTACTCGTACCCATTATCGAGAAGTATACGAAAGAAGATGTTTTATATTAA